One region of Hoeflea sp. 108 genomic DNA includes:
- a CDS encoding carboxylesterase family protein, with the protein MDSVAETSGGRIAGMSRDGVGRFLGIPYAAAPVGELRLRSPRPHPGWRGIRAADRIGAAPPQLLSGSQTWLNEPIQRMDEDCLTLNVWAPENARRAPVMVWFHGGATRNGHGGAAACNGSRLAREHDIVVVTANYRLGPLGGLAHPDLTDPETGLNANWGMQDKIAALRWVRDNIEAFGGDPARVTMAGQSSGAANAVLMAQNPACRCLFRGVIAQSPPLFRPPMFVGLDEAAEYTEAVAAALGTDAGGLRALDGMDIVKREAALLRDGGFAGRFPRPRTAPTLDGQLVLAWPHDGQPADVPLLTGFTRDEAKFWYDLALPDGTSLSPLAPPADEAALGAAIARLLPLHYAFEDALSPEMVDEAYREAMPGTDATVRWLAIYGDLVFRAPILRLAQRHAGCGQPAFLYDLAWPLAKTGGTPHAACVPFVFGMHGHPHLSGKIGAGAEADALSTAMMAAWAAFVSDGTPSAHLHDWRPLDPEAAEATVMTFGEQRRVSRFGALEGGARLGLWKEIAA; encoded by the coding sequence ATGGACAGCGTCGCCGAGACATCAGGAGGCCGTATCGCGGGAATGAGCCGCGACGGCGTCGGGCGCTTTCTTGGCATTCCCTATGCGGCGGCACCGGTCGGCGAACTCCGCCTGCGCTCGCCGCGACCGCATCCGGGCTGGCGCGGCATTCGCGCCGCCGACCGCATCGGCGCTGCGCCACCGCAACTGCTCAGCGGCAGCCAGACATGGCTGAACGAGCCGATCCAACGCATGGACGAGGACTGCCTGACGCTCAACGTCTGGGCACCTGAGAACGCGCGGCGCGCTCCCGTCATGGTGTGGTTCCATGGCGGGGCGACACGCAATGGCCATGGCGGCGCTGCCGCGTGCAACGGCAGCCGGCTGGCGCGCGAGCACGACATCGTGGTGGTGACGGCGAATTACCGGCTCGGGCCGCTGGGCGGGCTGGCGCATCCCGATCTTACCGACCCCGAGACAGGTCTCAACGCCAACTGGGGCATGCAGGACAAGATCGCGGCGCTGCGCTGGGTGCGTGACAACATCGAAGCGTTCGGCGGCGACCCGGCCAGGGTTACCATGGCGGGGCAATCCTCCGGGGCGGCAAACGCCGTGCTGATGGCCCAGAACCCCGCGTGCCGATGCCTGTTTCGTGGTGTGATCGCCCAGAGCCCACCACTGTTTCGCCCGCCGATGTTCGTCGGACTGGACGAGGCGGCCGAGTACACCGAGGCGGTGGCGGCGGCACTAGGCACCGATGCTGGTGGTCTGCGCGCACTCGACGGCATGGACATCGTCAAGCGCGAGGCGGCGTTGCTGCGCGACGGCGGTTTTGCCGGACGGTTCCCACGGCCGCGCACGGCGCCGACGCTCGATGGCCAGCTGGTACTCGCATGGCCGCATGACGGACAACCGGCCGACGTGCCGCTACTCACCGGCTTCACCCGCGACGAGGCGAAATTCTGGTACGACCTCGCCCTGCCCGACGGCACCAGCCTGTCGCCGCTGGCGCCACCCGCCGATGAGGCGGCACTTGGCGCGGCCATCGCCAGGCTCCTGCCGCTGCATTACGCTTTTGAGGACGCACTCAGCCCTGAGATGGTTGATGAGGCCTATCGCGAGGCGATGCCGGGCACCGACGCCACCGTGCGATGGCTGGCGATCTATGGCGACCTCGTCTTCCGGGCGCCAATCCTGCGGCTGGCGCAGCGGCATGCGGGATGCGGCCAGCCGGCCTTCCTCTACGATCTCGCCTGGCCACTGGCGAAAACCGGCGGCACGCCACATGCGGCCTGCGTGCCCTTCGTCTTCGGCATGCACGGGCATCCGCATCTCTCAGGCAAGATAGGCGCAGGTGCAGAGGCTGACGCTCTTTCCACGGCAATGATGGCGGCGTGGGCCGCCTTCGTGAGCGATGGCACGCCGTCTGCTCATTTGCACGACTGGCGGCCGCTCGACCCCGAGGCCGCTGAAGCAACTGTCATGACATTTGGCGAGCAGCGTCGCGTCTCGCGTTTCGGCGCACTCGAAGGCGGCGCAAGACTCGGGCTGTGGAAGGAGATCGCGGCATGA
- a CDS encoding 2Fe-2S iron-sulfur cluster-binding protein, translating to MGHVVRVLETEDQFTVDSEESVLMAAIRQGVQLLHDCTEGGCGTCRVRLMEGCVRYEEYPLALSPEDEDEGFALACQARPESDLVISTERPMEPCSDPERYTAEVAAVEAIGRDVVHLTLALPNAEGLVYRPGQYLNVMLGDGNKRSFSMASTPNGRTVDLHIRRVSGGHFTDGHLSTLKPGDRLDVDLPHGLFCCRKEDFRPLLMVATGTGLAPIKSMLESLMDDPDCPPVSLYWGMRTEEDLYLHDEIQSWGERLCDFQYVPVLSRPGPDWDGRQGYVQEVAAADIGDFSEHAIYMCGSPNMIASAKKLFVERGANPGFIYSDAFNFQHTLVPAE from the coding sequence ATGGGCCATGTTGTGCGCGTCCTCGAGACCGAGGATCAGTTCACCGTCGATTCGGAAGAGTCCGTGCTGATGGCGGCGATCCGCCAGGGCGTGCAATTGCTGCACGACTGTACCGAGGGCGGCTGCGGCACTTGCCGGGTGCGGCTGATGGAAGGCTGCGTGCGCTACGAAGAATATCCGCTGGCGCTGTCGCCCGAAGACGAGGATGAGGGCTTCGCACTGGCCTGCCAGGCGCGGCCCGAGAGCGACCTCGTGATCTCGACCGAACGGCCGATGGAACCGTGCTCGGACCCGGAACGGTATACCGCCGAGGTGGCAGCCGTCGAGGCGATCGGCCGCGACGTGGTGCATCTGACACTTGCGTTGCCCAATGCCGAAGGGCTGGTCTATCGGCCCGGTCAATATCTCAACGTCATGCTTGGCGACGGCAACAAGCGCAGCTTTTCCATGGCCTCCACGCCAAACGGCCGCACCGTTGACCTGCACATCCGTCGGGTGAGCGGCGGCCATTTCACCGACGGGCACCTGAGCACGCTCAAGCCCGGCGACCGGCTGGATGTGGATCTGCCGCATGGCCTGTTCTGCTGCCGCAAGGAGGACTTCCGGCCACTGTTGATGGTGGCGACCGGCACCGGACTGGCACCGATCAAGAGCATGTTGGAATCGCTGATGGACGATCCCGACTGCCCGCCCGTCAGCCTCTATTGGGGCATGCGGACGGAAGAGGACCTCTATCTGCATGACGAGATCCAGTCGTGGGGCGAGCGGCTGTGCGACTTCCAGTATGTGCCGGTGCTTTCTCGCCCCGGGCCGGACTGGGATGGGCGGCAGGGTTATGTGCAGGAAGTGGCGGCCGCGGACATCGGCGACTTCTCCGAACACGCCATCTACATGTGTGGTTCGCCCAACATGATCGCCAGCGCCAAGAAACTGTTCGTCGAACGCGGTGCCAATCCCGGCTTCATCTATTCCGACGCCTTCAATTTCCAGCACACGCTGGTGCCGGCGGAGTAG
- a CDS encoding heme-binding protein, with product MKQVLKLEVEEARVMVAAAVAKALELNVPETVCIADDGGYPIALERMNGARVTGPQIAWNKAFTAAGHKRSTHLFTTPPNGPALPGNEAFGIQLSFEGRFAAFVGGFPVVVDGEVIGGVGLSGGNGEQDIACGLAALQALAILLEPKGHKVMVQADIKK from the coding sequence GTGAAGCAGGTCCTCAAACTCGAAGTCGAAGAAGCCCGCGTCATGGTGGCGGCGGCGGTGGCCAAGGCGCTGGAGCTGAACGTTCCCGAAACCGTCTGCATCGCCGACGACGGCGGTTATCCGATCGCGCTCGAACGCATGAACGGCGCGCGGGTGACCGGGCCACAGATCGCCTGGAACAAGGCCTTCACCGCCGCCGGCCACAAGCGCTCGACCCACCTGTTCACCACCCCGCCGAACGGCCCTGCCCTGCCGGGCAACGAAGCCTTCGGCATCCAGCTCAGCTTCGAGGGCCGTTTCGCCGCCTTTGTCGGCGGCTTTCCCGTCGTCGTCGATGGTGAGGTAATCGGCGGCGTCGGCCTGAGCGGCGGCAATGGCGAACAGGACATCGCCTGCGGGCTGGCGGCGCTGCAGGCGCTGGCCATACTGCTGGAGCCGAAAGGCCACAAGGTGATGGTGCAGGCCGACATCAAGAAATAG
- a CDS encoding iron-containing redox enzyme family protein yields MTVAMNPDEFRTALENAIKGKSANKSPFSVGWASGKLSREHLARWAENHYHYVGPFADYLGYIYARMPEGYTEAKDFLLANMYEEEIGGDRHTDLLIRFGEACGTTAARIRDPENMSPTTRALQSWCYSVAMREDPIVAVAGLVVGLESQVPSIYRKQTPTLREKYGFTDEEVEFFDLHIVSDEIHGERGYQIVLEHARSVEMQQRCLKICEVGAQMRLLYTTALYNDYVASELPLEELNLAA; encoded by the coding sequence ATGACCGTCGCCATGAATCCGGACGAATTCCGCACCGCGCTCGAAAACGCCATCAAGGGCAAGAGCGCCAACAAGTCGCCCTTCAGCGTCGGCTGGGCCAGCGGCAAGCTGAGCCGCGAGCACCTCGCCCGCTGGGCCGAGAACCACTACCACTATGTCGGACCGTTCGCGGACTACCTCGGCTACATCTACGCGCGCATGCCCGAGGGCTACACCGAGGCCAAGGATTTCCTGCTCGCCAACATGTATGAGGAAGAGATCGGCGGCGACCGCCATACCGATCTGCTGATCCGCTTCGGTGAGGCCTGCGGCACGACGGCCGCCAGAATTCGTGACCCCGAGAACATGTCGCCGACGACGCGCGCCCTGCAGAGCTGGTGCTACTCCGTCGCCATGCGCGAAGATCCCATCGTCGCCGTCGCCGGCCTCGTGGTGGGCCTGGAATCCCAAGTGCCGTCTATCTACCGCAAGCAGACGCCCACGCTGCGAGAAAAATACGGCTTCACCGACGAGGAGGTCGAATTCTTCGACCTGCATATCGTCTCCGACGAGATCCACGGCGAACGCGGCTACCAGATCGTTCTGGAGCATGCCCGCAGCGTCGAGATGCAGCAACGCTGCCTCAAGATCTGCGAGGTCGGCGCCCAGATGCGCCTGCTCTACACCACAGCGCTCTACAATGACTACGTCGCCTCCGAGTTGCCGCTCGAAGAACTGAACCTCGCCGCCTGA
- a CDS encoding sigma-70 family RNA polymerase sigma factor, with protein MNIASDPMSDRELVGRVANGDRAALRLLFTRHHARVYRFVARQTGSEAVADDVANEVFLELWRQAPQFEGRSEVSTWLLGIARFKALSQLRKRKEDWLDDDDAAAVPDDADTPEVVTMKKDKGAALRGFVNALAEEHRTVIDLAYYHGKSVTEIGEVLDIPVATVKTRMFYARKKLGEALKAAGYDRGWP; from the coding sequence ATGAACATCGCATCCGACCCCATGTCAGATCGCGAGCTCGTCGGCCGGGTCGCAAACGGCGACCGCGCCGCCTTGCGGCTCCTGTTCACGCGTCACCACGCACGGGTCTACCGTTTCGTGGCGCGCCAGACGGGATCTGAAGCCGTGGCGGATGATGTAGCAAACGAGGTCTTTCTGGAGTTGTGGCGCCAGGCGCCGCAATTCGAGGGCCGGTCGGAGGTGTCGACCTGGCTGCTCGGCATTGCGCGTTTCAAGGCGTTGTCCCAGCTGCGCAAGCGCAAGGAGGACTGGCTCGACGACGACGATGCGGCGGCCGTGCCCGACGATGCCGACACGCCCGAGGTCGTCACAATGAAAAAGGACAAGGGGGCCGCCCTGCGCGGCTTCGTCAATGCACTGGCCGAAGAGCACCGCACGGTCATCGACCTTGCCTATTACCATGGGAAATCGGTGACCGAGATCGGCGAGGTGCTCGACATTCCGGTCGCCACCGTCAAGACGCGGATGTTCTACGCCCGCAAGAAGCTGGGCGAGGCCCTCAAGGCCGCCGGATATGACAGGGGCTGGCCATGA
- a CDS encoding S8 family serine peptidase, with amino-acid sequence MKRLGGRAWLMLVAALFAASPAFAQTNDPNLTPEQIDCLSKATAATAADCLKPGGGGGGAGGSGAGASVGLPDMLVDLFANPGGPSAPSTTSPPSTVPPSSVPVPTPNPQRGDGGQASASDPASSTPSPPAPPPNQASPQGTALAVAPRAIEGAFVPDEVLVTVDGGPAVAQAVAQSFGLDIRSQRQSLLLGTSLVRYGIPDGRPVPIVLAQLAGDGRTTAREPNHIYELQQAAAAPNFAFQRIALDEAEANGENVGIAVIDTALDDTHPALKDVIAGEFDAMPGVKITARDHATSVAGLIAGKGAFKGMAPGAKIFHARAFEGGKSNMGIILDALDWAAAQDVRIVNMSFVGPKNALLDQACRAARARGLILVAAAGNNGPGAPYGYPAAYNGVIAVTATDAKDALMKQANRGPYVYVSAPGVDLMAPVGGGVDLVTGTSFAAAVVSGAIANILHKAPDRSADWVEKALADTAVDLGEKGRDADFGFGLINTKAAEAVKE; translated from the coding sequence ATGAAGAGGCTTGGGGGCAGGGCCTGGCTGATGCTGGTGGCGGCACTGTTCGCCGCCAGCCCCGCCTTCGCCCAGACCAACGACCCAAACCTCACGCCCGAGCAAATCGACTGCCTGAGCAAGGCCACCGCCGCAACTGCCGCCGACTGCCTGAAGCCAGGCGGCGGAGGCGGAGGAGCGGGCGGCAGTGGCGCCGGAGCATCCGTCGGCCTGCCCGACATGCTGGTCGATCTCTTCGCCAATCCGGGTGGACCTTCTGCGCCCTCGACCACGTCGCCGCCATCGACGGTACCTCCGTCCAGCGTGCCGGTGCCCACGCCCAATCCGCAGCGCGGCGACGGCGGCCAGGCGTCCGCCTCCGATCCCGCCAGCTCGACGCCCTCTCCGCCGGCGCCGCCGCCGAACCAGGCATCGCCTCAGGGCACAGCCCTTGCTGTGGCGCCGCGTGCTATCGAGGGCGCCTTCGTGCCTGACGAGGTGCTGGTGACGGTCGATGGCGGGCCCGCAGTCGCGCAGGCAGTCGCTCAAAGCTTCGGCCTCGATATCCGTTCGCAGCGCCAGTCGCTGCTGCTCGGCACAAGCCTCGTCCGCTACGGCATCCCCGACGGCCGGCCGGTCCCGATCGTGCTCGCCCAGCTCGCCGGCGATGGCCGCACCACGGCGCGCGAGCCCAACCACATCTACGAGCTGCAGCAGGCGGCCGCTGCACCCAATTTCGCCTTCCAGCGCATCGCCCTCGACGAGGCCGAGGCCAACGGCGAGAATGTCGGCATAGCCGTCATCGACACCGCGCTGGACGACACCCATCCGGCTCTCAAGGACGTGATTGCTGGCGAGTTCGATGCCATGCCCGGCGTCAAGATCACTGCCCGCGACCACGCCACCTCGGTTGCCGGGCTGATCGCCGGCAAGGGCGCGTTCAAGGGCATGGCCCCGGGCGCAAAAATCTTCCACGCCCGTGCCTTCGAGGGCGGCAAGTCCAACATGGGCATCATCCTCGACGCGCTCGACTGGGCAGCAGCGCAGGACGTGCGCATTGTCAACATGAGCTTCGTCGGGCCCAAGAACGCGCTGCTCGACCAGGCCTGCCGCGCCGCCCGTGCTCGTGGCCTGATCCTTGTCGCCGCAGCCGGCAACAACGGCCCCGGCGCACCCTATGGCTACCCGGCAGCCTACAACGGCGTCATCGCCGTCACCGCCACCGATGCGAAAGACGCGCTGATGAAACAGGCCAACCGCGGGCCTTATGTCTATGTCTCGGCGCCCGGCGTCGACCTCATGGCGCCCGTCGGCGGGGGCGTCGATCTCGTCACCGGCACGTCCTTCGCCGCTGCCGTCGTCAGCGGCGCCATCGCCAATATCTTGCACAAGGCGCCCGACCGCAGCGCCGACTGGGTGGAGAAGGCTCTCGCCGACACGGCCGTCGACCTTGGCGAAAAAGGCCGCGACGCCGACTTCGGCTTCGGGTTGATCAACACGAAAGCGGCTGAAGCGGTGAAGGAGTAG
- a CDS encoding LacI family DNA-binding transcriptional regulator, translated as MNLKQLSQMLELSQTTVSRALNGYPEVSEETRRRVMDAAKRHGYRPNPSARRLATGKAGMIGYVMPTGAAVDIDPHFVEFLSGLGDYARGHELDLALSPADAQDEETTYRRVIANKQVDALYISAPREADTRIALVHQLGIPFIVHGRSEGLDFDYPFIDIDNDGAFHDATRLLLQLGHKRVGLINGDETQTFAIFRERGMRRALGASGLVLEPNNIRSVAMTEENGYRAARSLLETSGGPTAIVCSSLIMALGVVRAARDLNLSIPRDLSLVSHDDVFPWLRPEHFSVPLTTTRSSIRAAGARVAERLAARISGLEDGARGEVWPVDLVVRGSIAGAR; from the coding sequence GTGAACCTCAAACAGTTGTCGCAGATGCTCGAGCTTTCGCAGACGACGGTAAGCCGTGCGCTGAACGGTTACCCCGAAGTCAGCGAGGAGACGCGGCGGCGGGTGATGGACGCGGCCAAGCGCCATGGCTACCGGCCGAACCCGAGCGCGCGACGGCTGGCGACCGGCAAGGCCGGCATGATCGGCTACGTCATGCCAACCGGTGCCGCCGTTGACATCGACCCGCATTTCGTCGAGTTCCTGTCCGGACTCGGCGACTATGCCCGCGGCCACGAGCTGGACCTGGCGCTGAGCCCTGCGGATGCCCAGGACGAGGAGACGACCTATCGGCGCGTCATCGCCAACAAGCAGGTCGACGCGCTCTACATCTCGGCGCCGCGCGAGGCCGACACCCGCATTGCCCTTGTCCACCAGCTCGGCATTCCCTTCATCGTGCACGGGCGCAGCGAGGGGCTCGACTTCGACTACCCCTTCATCGACATCGACAATGACGGCGCCTTCCACGATGCGACGCGGCTTCTGCTGCAGCTCGGCCACAAGCGCGTCGGGCTGATCAACGGCGACGAGACCCAGACCTTTGCCATCTTCCGCGAGCGCGGCATGCGGCGGGCGCTCGGCGCCAGTGGGCTGGTTCTGGAGCCCAACAACATCCGCTCGGTCGCCATGACCGAGGAGAACGGCTATCGCGCCGCGCGCAGCCTGCTCGAAACGTCGGGCGGGCCGACGGCCATCGTCTGCTCGAGCCTGATCATGGCGTTGGGCGTCGTGCGTGCCGCGCGCGACCTCAATCTGTCGATCCCGCGCGACCTGTCGCTGGTCAGCCATGACGACGTGTTCCCCTGGCTGCGGCCGGAGCATTTTTCGGTGCCGCTGACGACGACACGCTCGTCGATCCGAGCCGCCGGAGCGCGCGTCGCCGAGCGACTGGCGGCACGGATTTCGGGGCTCGAGGACGGGGCACGCGGCGAGGTGTGGCCGGTGGATCTCGTCGTGCGTGGATCGATTGCGGGCGCGCGGTAA
- a CDS encoding ABC transporter substrate-binding protein, giving the protein MRKTLLLGVALAAVALSAPASAELKFKPGEDPRFTWSNFDDLKKVDLKGETLTVFGPWRGEDEKLARSVLDYFSEATGAEVKYSSSENYEQQIVIDTQAGSPPNIAILPQPGLIQDLASKGLLSPLDEGTASFVKENYGAGQSWVDLGTFKDKDGKPGFYGFPFKADLKSLVWYVPENFEEAGYKVPKTWEDMQALTDKIVADGGVPWCIGLGSGGATGWPATDWVEDIMLRTQSPETYDKWTKNEIPFNDPAVVNALDIFAKIATNDKYVDGGKAAVAATDFRDSPKGLFAVPPKCYLHRQASFISSFFPEGTKLGQDADFFYLPPMAAKPELGNPVLGGGTLFTIAKDSKAARAFIDFLKMPLAHEVWMAQSGFLTPLKTANKEAYANEALKKQGDILVNASTFRFDGSDLMPGKIGAGAFWTGMIDLVGGKAPADVAGDIQKSWDAIK; this is encoded by the coding sequence ATGAGGAAGACCCTGTTGCTGGGTGTGGCGCTTGCGGCCGTCGCCCTGAGCGCCCCCGCATCCGCGGAGCTGAAGTTCAAGCCGGGCGAAGACCCGCGCTTCACCTGGTCCAATTTCGACGACCTCAAGAAGGTCGACCTCAAGGGCGAGACGCTGACCGTGTTCGGGCCCTGGCGCGGCGAGGACGAAAAGCTCGCCCGCTCGGTGCTCGACTATTTCTCGGAAGCCACCGGCGCCGAGGTCAAATACTCCTCGTCCGAAAACTACGAACAGCAGATCGTCATCGACACCCAGGCCGGCAGCCCGCCCAACATCGCCATCCTGCCGCAGCCCGGCCTGATCCAGGATCTCGCTTCCAAGGGCCTGCTCTCGCCGCTCGACGAGGGCACCGCCAGCTTCGTCAAGGAGAACTACGGCGCCGGCCAGTCCTGGGTCGATCTTGGCACCTTCAAGGACAAGGACGGCAAACCCGGCTTCTACGGCTTCCCCTTCAAGGCCGACCTGAAGTCGCTGGTCTGGTATGTGCCTGAGAACTTCGAGGAAGCCGGCTACAAGGTTCCCAAGACCTGGGAGGACATGCAGGCACTGACCGACAAGATCGTCGCCGATGGTGGCGTGCCGTGGTGCATCGGCCTGGGGTCGGGCGGCGCCACCGGCTGGCCGGCCACCGACTGGGTCGAAGACATCATGCTGCGCACGCAGTCGCCAGAGACCTACGACAAGTGGACCAAGAACGAGATCCCGTTCAACGATCCGGCCGTCGTCAACGCTCTCGACATCTTCGCCAAGATCGCCACCAACGACAAATATGTCGACGGCGGCAAGGCGGCGGTCGCCGCGACCGACTTCCGCGACAGCCCCAAGGGCCTGTTTGCGGTCCCGCCCAAGTGCTACCTGCACCGCCAAGCGTCGTTCATCTCGTCCTTCTTCCCTGAAGGCACCAAGCTCGGCCAGGATGCCGACTTCTTCTACCTGCCGCCGATGGCGGCCAAGCCCGAGCTCGGCAATCCGGTGCTCGGTGGTGGCACGCTGTTCACCATCGCCAAGGACTCCAAGGCGGCGCGCGCCTTCATCGACTTCCTGAAGATGCCGCTCGCCCACGAAGTCTGGATGGCCCAGTCGGGCTTCCTCACCCCGCTCAAGACGGCCAACAAGGAAGCCTATGCCAACGAAGCGCTGAAGAAGCAGGGCGACATTCTCGTCAATGCCTCGACCTTCCGCTTCGACGGATCCGATCTGATGCCGGGCAAAATCGGCGCTGGTGCGTTCTGGACCGGCATGATCGACCTCGTCGGTGGCAAGGCTCCGGCCGATGTCGCCGGCGACATCCAGAAGAGCTGGGACGCGATCAAGTAA
- a CDS encoding sugar ABC transporter permease — MTAQILSAIFTIIVGVGGCVVYYWGANKLLDLALPSRGVSGAAAVDNLRRQGLIRPWLFVGPAMLIVTVYLVYPVIETLRLSFMDRAGQNFVGLANYSWAFGDREFRNSIFNNLLWLAVVPAACTFFGLIIAVLTDKIWWGNIAKSLVFLPLAISFVGASVIWKFVYEYRADGQTQIGILNAAVQYFGGNPQVWISTPFWNNFFLMIILIWIQTGFAMVILSSALRGIPEETIEAAVIDGANPFQIFWKIMVPQIWGTIAVVWTTITILVLKVFDIVLTMTNGQWNSQVLANLMFDWMFRGGGDFGRGAAIAVIIMLAVVPIMIWNIRQANREGGGGH; from the coding sequence ATGACGGCACAGATACTTTCAGCCATTTTCACAATCATCGTCGGCGTCGGCGGCTGCGTCGTCTACTACTGGGGCGCCAACAAGCTTCTCGACCTTGCCTTGCCGTCGCGCGGCGTCTCGGGTGCTGCGGCGGTCGACAACCTGCGCCGCCAGGGCCTTATCCGGCCATGGCTGTTCGTCGGTCCGGCGATGCTGATCGTCACCGTCTATCTCGTCTATCCTGTCATCGAGACGCTGCGCCTGTCCTTCATGGACCGTGCCGGCCAGAACTTCGTCGGTCTCGCCAACTACAGCTGGGCCTTCGGCGACCGCGAGTTCCGCAACTCGATCTTCAACAACTTGCTGTGGCTCGCCGTCGTGCCCGCCGCCTGCACCTTCTTCGGCCTGATCATTGCCGTGCTGACTGACAAGATCTGGTGGGGCAACATCGCCAAGAGCCTGGTCTTCCTGCCGCTCGCCATCTCGTTCGTCGGCGCCAGCGTCATCTGGAAATTCGTCTACGAATACCGCGCCGACGGCCAGACCCAGATCGGCATCCTCAACGCGGCCGTGCAATATTTCGGCGGCAATCCGCAGGTGTGGATCTCGACGCCCTTCTGGAACAACTTCTTCCTGATGATCATCCTGATCTGGATCCAGACGGGCTTTGCCATGGTCATCCTGTCCTCGGCCCTGCGCGGCATTCCCGAGGAGACCATCGAGGCGGCCGTCATCGATGGCGCCAATCCGTTCCAGATCTTCTGGAAGATCATGGTGCCGCAGATCTGGGGCACGATCGCCGTTGTCTGGACCACCATCACCATCCTGGTGCTCAAGGTCTTCGACATCGTCCTGACCATGACCAACGGCCAGTGGAACAGCCAGGTTCTGGCCAATCTCATGTTCGACTGGATGTTCCGTGGCGGTGGCGACTTCGGCCGCGGCGCGGCGATCGCCGTCATCATCATGCTGGCCGTCGTGCCGATCATGATCTGGAACATCCGCCAGGCCAATCGCGAAGGCGGGGGAGGGCACTGA
- a CDS encoding carbohydrate ABC transporter permease — MAASRGKSFIGRFGVHIAVLVFVTIWTIPTLGILVSSLRDKDQLVVSGWWTALSTSSETQAGRTDTAEKQVEKDGKFHIMGNLFGAGDARTVTAFGTKAQQPTQFEAGTVADLGEGVVLKVSDDGSYVMSSPTAFEGSRGQRIYYSASMPPRFTLDNYRTVLFSEGIGRSFINSLTVTIPATIIPILIAAYAAYALAWMRFPGRALLIAVIIGLLVVPLQMSLIPLLKLYNGVGLFFGVPAKTYLGIWLAHTGFGLPFAIYLLRSYIAGLPREIMESARIDGASDFEIFVKIVLPLSFPVLASFAIFQFLWVWNDLLVAMVFLGSGSDQLVLTGKLNALLGSRGGDWEILTTSAFVTIIVPLIVFFSLQRYFVRGLLAGSVKGG, encoded by the coding sequence ATGGCCGCTTCAAGGGGAAAGTCCTTCATCGGTCGTTTCGGCGTCCATATCGCAGTGCTCGTCTTCGTCACCATCTGGACCATCCCGACGCTGGGCATCCTCGTCAGCTCCCTGCGCGACAAGGACCAGCTGGTGGTCTCTGGCTGGTGGACGGCGCTGTCGACCTCGTCCGAAACCCAGGCCGGACGCACCGACACTGCCGAAAAGCAGGTCGAGAAGGACGGCAAGTTCCACATCATGGGCAACCTGTTCGGCGCCGGCGATGCGCGTACGGTCACGGCGTTCGGCACCAAGGCGCAGCAGCCGACGCAGTTCGAAGCGGGGACCGTCGCCGACCTCGGCGAGGGCGTCGTCCTCAAGGTCTCCGACGACGGCTCCTATGTGATGTCCTCGCCCACGGCATTCGAGGGCAGCCGCGGCCAGCGTATCTATTATTCGGCTTCGATGCCGCCGCGCTTCACCCTCGACAACTACCGCACGGTGCTGTTCTCCGAGGGCATCGGCCGTTCCTTCATCAATTCGCTGACGGTCACCATTCCGGCCACCATCATCCCGATCCTGATTGCCGCCTATGCCGCCTATGCGCTCGCCTGGATGCGCTTTCCCGGCCGCGCGCTTTTGATCGCCGTCATCATCGGCCTGCTCGTCGTGCCGCTGCAGATGTCGCTCATTCCGCTGCTCAAGCTCTACAATGGCGTCGGCCTGTTCTTCGGCGTGCCGGCCAAGACCTATCTCGGCATATGGCTGGCGCATACCGGCTTCGGCTTGCCCTTCGCCATCTACCTGTTGCGCAGCTACATCGCCGGCCTGCCACGCGAGATCATGGAGTCGGCCCGCATCGACGGTGCCAGCGACTTCGAGATCTTCGTCAAGATCGTCTTGCCGCTGTCCTTCCCGGTGCTCGCCTCCTTCGCAATCTTCCAGTTCCTCTGGGTCTGGAACGACCTGCTGGTAGCGATGGTTTTCCTCGGCTCAGGCTCCGACCAACTGGTGCTGACCGGCAAGCTCAATGCGCTGCTTGGCTCGCGCGGCGGCGACTGGGAAATTCTCACCACCTCGGCCTTCGTCACCATCATTGTGCCGTTGATCGTGTTCTTCTCGCTTCAACGCTATTTCGTCCGCGGCCTGCTCGCGGGCTCAGTCAAGGGAGGCTAG